Proteins encoded in a region of the Malaciobacter mytili LMG 24559 genome:
- the fliP gene encoding flagellar type III secretion system pore protein FliP (The bacterial flagellar biogenesis protein FliP forms a type III secretion system (T3SS)-type pore required for flagellar assembly.), whose amino-acid sequence MKFFAYLLFFTSFLFAADTPPVVNLSVAALEEPAQFVRTINIAIILGLLVLAPTLLLMATSFTRLLIVFSLLKQALGLQQTPPSQVIVSMALILTIFIMEPYAKKSWNEAIVPYMDEKIGYEEAFEKGTKPFKEFMIKNTRESDLGLFYRIKKQENPKNIDDVPLTLLMPAFIVSELRTAFEIGFLIFLPFLVIDIIVSSILMSLGMMMLPPVMISLPIKLIFFIVIDGWFLIIGNLAQSFK is encoded by the coding sequence TTGAAATTTTTTGCATATTTATTATTTTTTACTTCATTTTTATTTGCAGCTGATACACCACCTGTTGTAAATCTCTCTGTTGCAGCACTTGAAGAACCTGCACAGTTTGTAAGAACTATAAATATAGCAATTATTTTAGGATTATTAGTATTAGCTCCTACTTTACTTTTAATGGCTACAAGTTTTACAAGACTTTTAATTGTTTTTTCACTATTAAAACAAGCCTTAGGATTACAACAAACTCCTCCTTCTCAAGTAATTGTATCAATGGCTTTAATCCTAACTATTTTTATTATGGAACCCTATGCAAAAAAATCATGGAATGAAGCAATAGTTCCTTATATGGATGAAAAAATAGGATATGAAGAGGCTTTTGAAAAAGGAACTAAACCTTTTAAAGAGTTTATGATAAAAAATACAAGAGAATCTGATTTGGGATTATTTTATAGAATAAAAAAACAAGAAAATCCTAAAAATATTGATGATGTTCCATTAACACTTTTAATGCCTGCTTTTATTGTAAGTGAATTAAGAACTGCCTTTGAAATAGGTTTTTTAATATTTTTACCCTTTTTAGTTATTGATATTATTGTATCTTCTATTCTTATGAGTTTAGGTATGATGATGCTTCCACCTGTAATGATCTCCTTACCTATAAAACTAATCTTTTTTATTGTAATTGATGGTTGGTTTTTAATAATAGGAAATCTAGCCCAATCCTTTAAATAG
- a CDS encoding N-acetyltransferase codes for MEIKFFKPNVSHIKQMQALVKPEVESGKILLRTEDEMANTIRSYTVVSVDGKIAGFTALHIHSIRLSEVRSLIVGKEYRGLKLGKQLVEHCIEEGKKLGLEQILSLTYEQGFFESLGFKVIDKEDIPEHKIWADCIRCKHFPVCNEIAMVYDL; via the coding sequence TTGGAAATCAAGTTTTTTAAACCAAATGTATCGCATATTAAACAAATGCAAGCTTTAGTAAAACCTGAAGTTGAAAGTGGAAAAATTCTTTTAAGAACAGAAGATGAGATGGCCAATACAATTAGGTCATACACTGTTGTAAGTGTAGATGGAAAAATTGCAGGTTTTACAGCTTTGCATATACATTCAATTAGATTATCAGAAGTTAGAAGTTTAATTGTAGGTAAAGAGTATAGAGGTTTAAAACTTGGTAAACAATTAGTAGAACACTGTATTGAAGAAGGTAAGAAACTAGGATTGGAACAAATCTTATCACTAACTTATGAACAAGGTTTCTTTGAAAGCTTAGGTTTTAAAGTTATAGATAAAGAAGATATTCCAGAACATAAAATATGGGCAGACTGTATTAGATGTAAGCATTTTCCTGTTTGTAATGAAATTGCTATGGTATATGATTTATAA
- the yihA gene encoding ribosome biogenesis GTP-binding protein YihA/YsxC: MKIVDATFLQSAQSIADSPDPNVAEVAFLGRSNVGKSSLLNTLTNRKGLAKSSSTPGKTQLINYFNIKFKTSNEEMPYLFARFVDLPGFGYAKVSKGLKKDWNRNLTNYLEQRPCLQIFVHLIDSRHPSLDIDKNVDEFLSSIKRGDQIIIHAFTKTDKLKQNDLAKLKREYPNGIFISNLKKKGMDSLQNAITEHLFGNQVF, from the coding sequence ATGAAAATAGTTGATGCAACATTTTTGCAGTCAGCTCAAAGTATAGCTGACTCTCCTGATCCCAATGTGGCTGAAGTTGCATTTTTAGGAAGAAGTAATGTTGGTAAATCTTCATTATTAAATACTTTAACAAATAGAAAAGGTTTGGCAAAATCTTCTTCTACTCCTGGGAAAACTCAGTTAATAAACTATTTTAATATTAAATTTAAAACTTCAAATGAAGAAATGCCTTATTTATTTGCAAGGTTTGTTGATTTACCAGGTTTTGGATATGCAAAAGTATCTAAAGGCTTAAAAAAAGATTGGAATAGAAACTTAACTAATTATTTAGAGCAAAGACCTTGTTTACAAATATTTGTTCATTTAATTGATTCTAGGCATCCTTCTTTAGATATTGATAAAAATGTTGATGAATTTTTATCAAGTATTAAAAGAGGTGACCAAATTATTATACACGCTTTTACAAAAACAGATAAATTAAAACAAAATGATTTAGCAAAATTAAAAAGAGAGTATCCTAATGGTATTTTTATTTCAAATTTAAAGAAAAAAGGTATGGACTCTTTACAAAATGCAATAACGGAGCATCTATTTGGAAATCAAGTTTTTTAA
- the lptA gene encoding lipopolysaccharide transport periplasmic protein LptA — protein MKYFLLSLVASSMLFAQEKLVIDAKKFEANDAKGISIFTGDVKLRKAKDKLDADRLEVYMSSKDSEKRVPLKYIAIGNVSFDIISKDKEYEGKGNKVIYYPNKEEYEIIGNGYIKEKVEDRKIYGDKIFINQTTGEAKVSGTEDKPVRFIINLDNNKDSAKADK, from the coding sequence ATGAAATATTTTTTATTAAGTTTAGTAGCTTCTTCAATGCTTTTTGCACAAGAAAAATTAGTTATAGATGCTAAAAAATTTGAAGCAAATGATGCAAAAGGAATTTCTATTTTTACAGGAGATGTTAAACTTAGAAAAGCTAAAGATAAATTAGATGCGGATAGATTAGAAGTCTATATGTCTTCAAAAGATTCAGAAAAAAGAGTACCTTTAAAATATATAGCCATTGGAAATGTCTCTTTTGATATTATTTCAAAAGATAAAGAGTATGAAGGAAAAGGTAATAAAGTAATATATTATCCAAATAAAGAAGAATATGAGATTATTGGAAATGGATATATAAAAGAAAAAGTAGAAGATAGAAAAATCTATGGAGATAAAATCTTTATAAACCAAACAACAGGTGAAGCAAAAGTTAGTGGAACTGAAGATAAGCCCGTTAGATTTATTATAAATTTAGATAATAATAAAGATAGTGCAAAGGCTGATAAATAA
- a CDS encoding KdsC family phosphatase yields the protein MIELLVLDVDGTLTDGKITYTNSGDELKSFDVSDGLAIATWTKKLGKKAAIITGRTSKIVEQRAQDLQINHLYQKVHNKDEILEEILKKENLTWDQVAAIGDDLNDYKMLKKVNLSFTPSNGTHYLKEFVDVVCKNSGGNGAVREMIEYIIKKDNLEEEFLKAWL from the coding sequence ATGATAGAACTACTTGTTTTAGATGTTGATGGTACATTAACTGATGGAAAAATAACTTATACTAATAGTGGAGATGAGTTAAAATCTTTTGATGTATCTGATGGGCTTGCAATTGCAACTTGGACTAAAAAACTTGGTAAAAAAGCTGCAATTATTACAGGAAGAACATCTAAAATAGTAGAACAAAGAGCACAAGATTTACAAATAAACCATCTTTATCAAAAAGTACATAATAAAGATGAGATTTTAGAAGAAATTTTAAAAAAAGAGAATTTAACTTGGGATCAAGTTGCAGCTATAGGTGATGATTTAAATGATTATAAAATGTTAAAAAAAGTAAATTTATCTTTTACTCCTTCAAATGGAACTCATTATTTAAAAGAGTTTGTTGATGTTGTTTGTAAAAATAGTGGTGGAAATGGTGCAGTAAGAGAAATGATAGAATATATTATAAAAAAAGATAATTTAGAAGAGGAGTTTTTAAAAGCATGGTTATAA
- the hisB gene encoding imidazoleglycerol-phosphate dehydratase HisB, translating into MVEFNRKTKETDIKCKLNVEGVGKSNIKTGIGFFDHMLEALSKHSGIDIELICEGDLHIDFHHSVEDCGIVLGKALKQAIFPIKAVERYGNATVVMDEAAVTCALDLSNRPFLVYDINLSGKVGEFDVELAEEFFHAFITNAGLTCHIVYERGKNKHHILEAAFKSVAVALRRALIPNEKLGIPSTKGVL; encoded by the coding sequence ATGGTTGAATTTAATAGAAAAACAAAAGAAACAGATATAAAATGCAAGCTTAATGTAGAGGGTGTAGGTAAATCAAATATAAAAACTGGTATTGGTTTTTTTGATCATATGTTAGAGGCTCTTTCAAAACATAGTGGTATTGATATTGAGCTTATATGTGAAGGTGATTTGCATATAGATTTTCATCATAGTGTGGAGGATTGTGGTATTGTTTTAGGTAAGGCATTAAAACAAGCAATTTTTCCTATAAAAGCTGTGGAAAGATATGGTAATGCAACAGTTGTTATGGATGAAGCAGCAGTTACATGTGCCCTTGATTTAAGTAATAGACCTTTTTTAGTTTATGATATAAATCTAAGTGGGAAAGTAGGGGAATTTGATGTTGAATTAGCTGAAGAGTTTTTTCATGCTTTTATAACAAATGCAGGTCTTACTTGTCATATTGTGTATGAAAGAGGAAAAAATAAACATCATATCTTAGAAGCTGCTTTTAAATCAGTTGCTGTAGCTTTAAGAAGAGCTTTAATACCAAATGAAAAATTAGGAATACCTAGTACAAAAGGTGTTTTATGA
- a CDS encoding septal ring lytic transglycosylase RlpA family protein has product MLLKNSFSKYSIVVTTFLVGGFLAGCSSKYSSYSYGGGSYKKIPPQEMKNSQAMHRATMRPYQISGKWYYPTLAKVADEQRGIASWYGPNFHAKKTSNGEIYNMYAMTAAHKTLPMNTMVKVDNLENGRSIVVRINDRGPFVTGRIIDLSNKAAHAIDMVKNGTAKVKITVLGFHGKIAKTSIEKNEVMSVGKYYVQVGAFRRIEGAQITKRKFENIIGNNYNVIIKEGYFENAPINRVWVSGFRSEEEANDFKAKLGINGAMIIAQ; this is encoded by the coding sequence TTGTTATTAAAAAATAGTTTTTCAAAGTATTCTATAGTAGTAACTACTTTTTTAGTTGGTGGCTTTTTAGCAGGATGTTCTTCTAAATATAGTAGTTATAGTTATGGTGGTGGAAGTTATAAAAAAATTCCTCCTCAAGAAATGAAAAATTCGCAAGCTATGCATAGAGCTACGATGAGACCTTATCAAATTTCTGGAAAGTGGTATTATCCCACATTGGCAAAAGTTGCAGATGAACAAAGAGGAATTGCCTCTTGGTATGGGCCAAATTTTCATGCTAAAAAGACTTCAAATGGAGAGATATATAATATGTATGCTATGACAGCAGCACATAAAACTTTACCAATGAATACAATGGTAAAAGTAGATAATCTTGAGAATGGAAGATCAATAGTTGTAAGAATAAATGATAGGGGACCTTTTGTTACTGGAAGAATTATTGACCTTTCAAATAAAGCAGCACATGCTATTGATATGGTGAAAAATGGAACAGCAAAAGTAAAAATAACAGTTTTAGGTTTCCACGGTAAAATTGCAAAAACTTCAATAGAGAAAAATGAAGTTATGAGTGTTGGTAAATATTATGTACAAGTAGGAGCATTTAGAAGAATTGAAGGTGCTCAAATTACAAAAAGAAAATTTGAAAATATTATTGGAAATAACTATAATGTTATTATAAAAGAGGGATATTTTGAAAATGCACCTATAAATAGAGTTTGGGTAAGTGGGTTTAGAAGTGAGGAAGAGGCTAATGACTTTAAAGCTAAACTTGGAATTAATGGTGCTATGATAATTGCACAATAG